The segment TTTCGCCCGCAAAGACGGCAGCGCGGTGTTTCATCGCGCCAGCGATCGCTTCCGCCACCGGCCGGTCGGCCAGGGAGCCAAAGAGTAGCACATCGGCTTGAAACGCATCAATCAAGCCGTCCGCCAGCCCGGCATAGCGCTCCACCGGCCAGCACTTGGCCGAACCGTAGCTGGCGCCGGGGGCGAACGCGATGCGCAGCCCGCCGTCGCGCAGGCCGGCAGCAGCCAGTCTTTGCTTCGCTCGCTCGAGCCCCGCTGCGCCAAGAGGCAACCGCACCTCGCCCATTTCGGGCAATTCTTCCAGCAGCCCGGCGCGCCGCACCAGCTCGAGGTAGTAGTAGCTCTCGTGCGGAGGGATTTCCCCTTTCCTGGGTGGCGGCACCGCCTCGGTCAGCAAGAGCGATCGGCCATCGCGCGCATAGCCGATGCGCAACGGTATCCGTGCCAGCCACGCCTCGAGTGCCGCGTGGAAAGAGTTGGGCAAGAGGATGGCGGCGTCGAATTCACGGCTTCGAATGCGAGCGCTCAGCCGAGCGAGATCGCTGAGGCCCCTGCTCAAGCGGCCGGGCGAAGCGACGGCATCCGCCACCAGCACTTCCTTGATTATGGACAGTTCGCGGTAGAGATCAGCGACGGCCGGGCGCGCAAGCACCGATCCCGCAGCGCCGGACGGCAAGGCCCGCGCAATCGCTTCGACGGCCGGCCAGGAGAGGATGGCATCGCCCACCCAATTCGGAGCGCGGATGAGGATTTTCTTCGCCTGATCGAGCTTCATCCGGCCTGCTCCAGGCGGCGCAAAATTTCCTGCCAGAACTCAGGTTCGACGGGCTCCAACACAATCCGACAGTAGTAGAGCGGCAAGCCCGCCTTG is part of the Candidatus Acidiferrales bacterium genome and harbors:
- the waaF gene encoding lipopolysaccharide heptosyltransferase II, which gives rise to MKLDQAKKILIRAPNWVGDAILSWPAVEAIARALPSGAAGSVLARPAVADLYRELSIIKEVLVADAVASPGRLSRGLSDLARLSARIRSREFDAAILLPNSFHAALEAWLARIPLRIGYARDGRSLLLTEAVPPPRKGEIPPHESYYYLELVRRAGLLEELPEMGEVRLPLGAAGLERAKQRLAAAGLRDGGLRIAFAPGASYGSAKCWPVERYAGLADGLIDAFQADVLLFGSLADRPVAEAIAGAMKHRAAVFAGETSLPEFAALLRCCDLFIGNDSGAMHIAAAVGLAVVAIFGPTDPAGTGPLTRRRTLVQHKVFCSPCFLRACPIDHRCMKRIEVNEVFRAAEYWLNRKDVPNA